A window of Adhaeribacter arboris genomic DNA:
TAGTAGCACCTGCTATAGTTCCTTAAATCGAAGAGCATTTAATAGATTTTGCTTGAATTCCATTTTCGATGATTTCTGAAACAAATTGGATGTTTTCACTCTTACTAAAGTAATTTTCTAATTTAGTAATTTCATCTTTATCTATTTCATATCCATTTGAGAGAGAGTTAGCGTAATTAGTAAGGAAAGCTTTTAAAGCAATTCTTCTCCTTAAAGATGCAATGGACAAAAATGCTTTAACAGGACTGGCTAAATCTCCTAAAGTATCTGTGTAATCCTTAATTGGTTCGATTGCTTTGTCGATAAGATTATCTAATTCAGGTAACTTTTCAATAGCTGATTTAGTCATTCTTATTATTTCTGCACCTGAATTATTCATTTTTCAATTTTTGCCCAACTTGCGCATATCCGTTATTATTACGTTTAGCCAACATACATCTGTTATATAAACGTAAGTAACAATATAAAGGGCGCTACGAATAGTCAATTTTAAATTAAAAACCGGTATTACCCGGTTCTTTAATTTTATAGCTCTTAAATTAATAAATAAAGTGGAGCAGTTCTGATACCTAGAGCAATGCTCTACAACTTGGCACTAAAAAAACTTTTCATAGCTTTTCGGTTTTCAGCTAAGCTTCTATCTTACCTTTATATAAATTCCAAACGGGAAATATTAAATCGTAATTATTCCAATTTAAGTTGCCATCAGCAATCTCGAACCTGGCAAATTTACTTTCATCTAAACATTTTTTTATCGATGGATGCAGGGCCTTGAATAAGAAAGGTTTAAAATCAACTAATGTTTCCGTGCTATCATTAAATCGCATTCTTATCGCATAATCAGTAAGGTATTTAGCCGATTCAATTTTTAAATCTTGTCTTTCATTTTGGTTATAATTAACCCAGATTCTCATTTTAGTCGTCTGGTTATTTTGCAAAAATAACTCACTGGTTAATCACACTTACTACTTTTCCG
This region includes:
- a CDS encoding DUF2442 domain-containing protein is translated as MRIWVNYNQNERQDLKIESAKYLTDYAIRMRFNDSTETLVDFKPFLFKALHPSIKKCLDESKFARFEIADGNLNWNNYDLIFPVWNLYKGKIEA